From Litorilinea aerophila, a single genomic window includes:
- a CDS encoding helix-turn-helix domain-containing protein yields MAQDYLLRQLREALLRLTQTPQRATEVKLESEEQIRQSVRHLARTRVSALLRQLRAARGYSYEEVSERTGLSQQLLFDVEYKDRRLTLDELRLLATCYQVQVEDILGIDLTERRPRAVDPDE; encoded by the coding sequence ATGGCCCAGGACTATTTGCTGCGCCAGTTGCGTGAAGCCCTGCTGCGGCTGACCCAGACGCCCCAGCGGGCCACGGAAGTCAAGCTGGAGTCGGAAGAACAGATCCGCCAGTCGGTGCGTCACCTCGCCCGCACCCGGGTCAGCGCGCTGTTGCGCCAGCTGCGGGCAGCCCGGGGCTACTCCTACGAAGAGGTGAGCGAGCGTACCGGGCTCTCTCAACAGCTCCTTTTCGACGTGGAATACAAGGACCGGCGCCTGACCCTGGATGAGCTGCGCCTGCTGGCCACCTGCTACCAGGTTCAGGTGGAGGATATCCTGGGCATCGACCTGACCGAGCGCCGGCCCAGGGCGGTGGATCCGGATGAATAG
- a CDS encoding DedA family protein, which produces MSMAQWWPIIEEIWKQIQHGQLPDLGVWSYGILTLLVATEGPLSTLIGAAAAAAGLLDVRWVFVAAATGNILGDTLWYLVGYRGKLNTVYRYARWVGIHRRHLVRLQREMHTHAVKMILLAKVAYGLIVPTLVAAGLARVPWRRWFPVVLVMETLWTALLVWIGFHATGFIVQLERSLRTLGMVVASLIALVALAWYLRHKAQEAQERAAGPEEDDALTFPLTEESSAILPTDADALPSAPSQNGTPKQETQDQLLEKL; this is translated from the coding sequence ATGTCAATGGCTCAGTGGTGGCCCATCATCGAAGAAATCTGGAAACAGATCCAGCACGGCCAGCTTCCAGACCTGGGCGTGTGGAGTTATGGCATCCTGACGCTGTTGGTGGCCACGGAAGGCCCCCTCAGCACCCTGATCGGGGCGGCCGCGGCGGCCGCCGGCCTGCTGGATGTCCGCTGGGTCTTTGTGGCTGCGGCCACGGGCAACATCCTGGGCGATACCCTCTGGTACCTGGTGGGCTACCGGGGCAAGTTGAACACCGTCTACCGCTACGCCCGTTGGGTGGGCATTCACCGGCGCCATTTGGTCCGCCTGCAACGGGAGATGCACACCCACGCGGTCAAGATGATCCTCCTGGCCAAGGTGGCCTACGGCCTCATTGTCCCCACCCTGGTAGCTGCAGGCCTGGCCCGGGTCCCCTGGCGCCGCTGGTTCCCGGTGGTCCTGGTGATGGAAACCCTGTGGACGGCCCTGCTGGTCTGGATCGGCTTTCACGCCACGGGGTTTATCGTCCAGCTGGAGCGCAGCCTGCGCACCCTGGGCATGGTGGTGGCCTCCCTGATCGCCCTTGTGGCCCTGGCCTGGTACCTGCGTCACAAGGCCCAAGAGGCCCAGGAGCGGGCAGCCGGCCCGGAGGAAGATGATGCACTCACCTTCCCCTTGACCGAAGAATCCTCTGCCATCCTCCCCACAGACGCCGACGCCCTGCCGTCCGCCCCCTCCCAGAACGGCACCCCAAAACAGGAAACCCAAGACCAGTTGTTGGAGAAGTTGTAG
- a CDS encoding SpoIIE family protein phosphatase — protein MSQRLEVQIGVAKINKYASSESGDTVEIVERPHGGISVVVADGQRSGRSAKAISNLVVRKAISLLAEGVRDGAVARATHDYLHTLRGGKVSAELYIVSVDLFSQTLVVSRNARCPVLLRRAGEVTWLDQGSDAVGIHRYTKPAITELPLQAGLTLVVFTDGVWNAGSLSGTVIDLPALLSHVDGDDSYSSQELADAILAAALELDRGRPRDDATVLVLKLRPRTRPDEIRRLSMYFPI, from the coding sequence ATGTCCCAGCGGTTGGAAGTGCAGATCGGCGTCGCCAAGATCAACAAATATGCCAGCAGCGAAAGCGGCGACACGGTGGAAATCGTAGAGCGGCCCCACGGCGGCATCAGCGTGGTGGTGGCCGACGGCCAGCGCAGCGGGCGCAGCGCCAAGGCCATCAGCAACCTGGTGGTGCGCAAGGCCATCAGCCTGCTGGCTGAAGGGGTGCGGGACGGCGCGGTGGCCCGGGCCACCCACGACTACCTCCACACCCTGCGGGGCGGCAAGGTGAGCGCCGAGCTCTATATCGTCAGTGTGGATCTCTTCAGCCAGACTCTGGTCGTCAGCCGCAATGCCCGCTGCCCCGTCCTCCTGCGCCGGGCCGGGGAGGTCACCTGGCTGGACCAGGGGAGCGACGCCGTGGGCATCCACCGCTACACCAAGCCGGCCATCACCGAGCTGCCCTTGCAGGCGGGGCTGACCCTGGTGGTCTTCACCGACGGCGTCTGGAACGCGGGCAGCCTCTCGGGAACGGTCATCGACCTGCCGGCGTTACTGTCCCACGTGGACGGCGACGACAGCTACAGCAGCCAGGAGCTGGCCGACGCCATCCTGGCGGCCGCCCTGGAGCTGGACCGGGGCCGCCCCCGGGACGACGCCACCGTCCTGGTGCTCAAGCTGCGGCCCCGCACCCGCCCGGATGAGATTCGGCGGCTGTCCATGTATTTTCCCATCTGA
- the csx15 gene encoding CRISPR-associated protein Csx15: protein MILLNFSHPITPNQQEQIEALTQQKIQRIIAVMPQFDEQRPFAPQVQALLAQVELTPEEWQSAPLLVVLPSLNFIAAVLLAELHGRMGYFPPIVRTRPAANTTPRRYEVAEILDLQQIRDEARRKR, encoded by the coding sequence GTGATCTTGCTCAACTTTTCCCATCCCATCACACCGAACCAACAGGAACAGATCGAAGCGCTCACCCAACAAAAAATCCAACGCATCATCGCGGTGATGCCCCAATTCGATGAGCAGAGGCCCTTCGCTCCCCAGGTGCAGGCCCTGCTGGCGCAGGTGGAGCTGACGCCCGAAGAGTGGCAGAGCGCGCCGCTACTGGTGGTGCTGCCCTCCCTCAACTTCATCGCCGCGGTGCTGCTGGCCGAGCTACACGGACGCATGGGCTACTTCCCGCCCATCGTACGCACCCGGCCGGCTGCCAACACCACGCCACGCCGCTATGAGGTGGCCGAAATCCTGGACCTGCAACAGATCCGCGACGAAGCACGCCGAAAAAGGTAG
- a CDS encoding hemolysin family protein — protein sequence MTEFLYPIGILLLLIVVNGFFVAAEFAIAAVPPTRVAQLAEAGSESARRVLAVVQDRQLLNRYISTAQVGITIASLGLGMYGEHTVAEWLVHPLETWFHLEGSQGQAVAHTLATILAVALLTYLHVVVGEMVPKSLALQSAAETALRLSWLMAWADVLFRPLTLVLNWIGDRLLTLVGLGDAASDAGGETQLTTSRELAYIVEESGEGGLLAPSEQTFLENVFDFHERTVSQVMTPRTRIAAIPVDADLMTTLAIVCEERHSRYPVYEGDRDHIVGVLYVKDLARHLAGQEEPFSLRTLMRPAVFVPETLPLETMLVRFRREHIQIAIVLDEYGGTAGLVTLEDLAEELIGEIQDEFDEEIPPFVEIGPNRLRVRGDLLLDELTQHYGLTFDQEDADTVGGLIMAHLGHVARPGDEVTVNGVRLVVEAVDGLAISTALLEISPESGGQSPESEG from the coding sequence ATGACCGAGTTCTTGTATCCCATCGGGATTCTTCTGCTGCTCATTGTGGTGAACGGCTTTTTCGTCGCGGCGGAGTTTGCCATTGCCGCGGTGCCGCCCACCCGGGTGGCCCAACTGGCCGAGGCCGGTTCCGAGTCCGCCCGGCGGGTGCTGGCCGTGGTGCAGGATCGCCAGCTCCTGAACCGCTACATCTCCACTGCCCAGGTGGGCATCACCATTGCCAGCCTGGGGCTGGGCATGTACGGCGAGCACACCGTGGCCGAATGGCTGGTCCACCCCCTGGAAACCTGGTTCCATCTGGAGGGGAGCCAGGGGCAGGCCGTGGCCCACACCCTGGCCACCATCCTGGCCGTGGCCCTGCTGACCTACCTTCACGTGGTGGTGGGGGAGATGGTGCCCAAATCCCTGGCCCTGCAGTCGGCCGCCGAGACGGCCCTGCGCCTCTCCTGGCTGATGGCCTGGGCCGACGTGCTTTTCCGGCCCCTGACCCTGGTGCTCAACTGGATCGGGGATCGGCTGTTGACCCTGGTGGGCCTGGGCGATGCGGCCTCCGACGCCGGGGGCGAAACCCAACTCACCACCAGCCGGGAGCTGGCCTACATCGTCGAGGAGAGCGGCGAGGGAGGGCTGCTGGCCCCCAGCGAACAGACCTTCCTGGAAAATGTCTTCGACTTTCACGAGCGCACCGTCAGCCAGGTGATGACGCCCCGCACCCGCATCGCCGCCATCCCGGTGGATGCCGACCTCATGACTACCCTGGCCATCGTCTGCGAAGAACGCCATTCCCGCTATCCGGTCTACGAGGGGGACCGGGACCACATCGTCGGCGTGCTCTACGTCAAGGATCTGGCCCGCCACCTGGCCGGGCAGGAAGAACCCTTCTCCCTGCGGACCCTCATGCGGCCGGCGGTCTTCGTCCCTGAAACCCTGCCCCTGGAGACCATGCTGGTCCGCTTCCGGCGGGAGCATATCCAGATCGCCATCGTGCTGGACGAGTACGGCGGCACCGCCGGGCTGGTCACCCTGGAGGACCTGGCCGAGGAGCTCATCGGCGAGATCCAGGATGAGTTCGACGAAGAGATTCCCCCCTTCGTGGAGATCGGGCCCAACCGCCTGCGGGTCCGGGGCGACCTGCTGCTGGATGAGCTCACCCAGCACTACGGCCTGACCTTCGACCAGGAGGATGCGGACACGGTGGGCGGCCTGATCATGGCCCACCTGGGCCACGTGGCCCGACCCGGAGACGAAGTGACGGTCAACGGCGTGCGCCTGGTGGTGGAGGCGGTGGATGGGCTGGCCATCAGCACAGCCCTGTTGGAAATCAGTCCAGAGTCCGGAGGCCAGAGTCCGGAGTCCGAAGGCTAG
- a CDS encoding hemolysin family protein, with product MDILVTVAVLILLIAINALYVAAEFSAVSARRSRLAQYVSPASGRGRLAATMLAIVESPTMLDTYVAACQLGITLSSLILGYYGQARLTELLTPWLSSLVPGASWARLAVQSLSATVILLGLTLLQVVLGELLPKNVALRMPEQLALWTVVPLRWSMRLFAPLIWVFNGSGQFILRLLGAEPVAEHTHIHSPQEILMLVEESSAGGLLDAEERRLLVNTLQLRDLTARKVMIPRNRMLAAPVDMDCQALFELLANSPYSRLPLYEGTIDAIVGIVHLKDLLQVHYQRALHPEDGEQPCDVRQIMHPVLFVPDTAPVDDVMQRMQRAHHNLAIVVDEYGGTAGMITFEDLMEEIIGEFQDEFDVENPPLELLSEGSQGMRLRIRGDVLLDDFNDLYPLLGIRLPAVSGVSTVGGLVLATLGRIPRHGEVVEVEGVPLRVDRVFRNSVAAVSLPLSPEQSARLQDVIQNA from the coding sequence ATGGATATTCTGGTTACCGTTGCAGTCCTCATCTTATTGATTGCCATCAACGCCCTGTACGTGGCGGCCGAGTTCTCGGCCGTCAGCGCCCGGCGTTCCCGCCTGGCCCAATATGTGAGCCCGGCCAGCGGACGAGGCCGCCTGGCAGCCACCATGCTGGCCATCGTGGAATCGCCCACGATGCTGGACACCTACGTGGCCGCCTGCCAGCTGGGCATCACCCTCTCCAGCCTGATCCTGGGCTACTATGGCCAGGCCCGGCTGACGGAGCTGCTGACGCCCTGGCTGTCCAGCCTGGTCCCCGGCGCTTCCTGGGCGCGCCTGGCCGTCCAGTCTCTGTCGGCCACCGTGATCCTCCTGGGGCTGACCCTGCTTCAGGTGGTCCTGGGGGAGCTGTTGCCCAAGAACGTGGCCCTGCGCATGCCGGAGCAGCTGGCCCTGTGGACAGTGGTGCCCCTGCGCTGGTCCATGCGCCTCTTTGCACCCCTGATCTGGGTCTTCAACGGCAGCGGGCAATTCATCCTGCGGCTGCTGGGGGCCGAGCCGGTGGCCGAGCACACCCACATCCATTCGCCCCAGGAAATCCTCATGCTGGTGGAGGAGAGCAGCGCGGGCGGCCTGTTGGACGCAGAGGAACGGCGGCTGCTGGTGAATACCCTCCAGCTCCGGGACCTGACCGCGCGTAAGGTGATGATCCCCCGCAACCGCATGTTGGCCGCGCCGGTGGACATGGACTGCCAGGCACTCTTCGAGCTGCTAGCCAATTCCCCCTACTCCCGCCTGCCCCTCTACGAAGGGACCATCGACGCCATTGTGGGCATCGTCCACCTGAAGGATCTGCTCCAGGTCCATTACCAGCGAGCCTTGCACCCGGAGGACGGGGAGCAGCCGTGCGACGTGCGCCAGATCATGCACCCGGTCCTCTTTGTGCCAGACACTGCCCCGGTGGACGATGTGATGCAGCGCATGCAGCGGGCCCACCACAACCTGGCCATCGTGGTGGATGAGTACGGCGGCACCGCCGGCATGATCACCTTCGAGGACCTGATGGAGGAGATCATCGGCGAGTTCCAGGATGAGTTCGACGTGGAAAATCCGCCCCTGGAGCTGCTCTCGGAGGGGAGCCAGGGCATGCGGCTGCGGATCCGGGGGGACGTGCTCCTGGACGACTTCAACGACCTGTACCCATTGCTGGGCATCCGACTGCCCGCCGTCTCGGGGGTGTCCACCGTCGGTGGGCTGGTGCTGGCCACCCTGGGGCGTATCCCCCGGCATGGGGAGGTGGTGGAAGTGGAGGGGGTGCCCCTGCGGGTAGATCGGGTGTTCCGCAACAGCGTGGCGGCCGTCAGCCTTCCCCTGAGCCCGGAACAGTCCGCCCGGCTGCAAGACGTGATCCAGAACGCCTGA
- a CDS encoding exo-beta-N-acetylmuramidase NamZ family protein, giving the protein MPVHFGIDRLVEEPALLLDRLSPVKRVGLVTNDAATTGAASPHPLRPGRVALRQAGIPLTALFAPEHGLAAAAADGSRVADGVDPLTGLPVYSLYGARLRPTPEQLAELDLLLFDIPDIGARFYTYIWTLSHVMEACAEAGLPLAVLDRPNPLGGALAAAEGPMLDEAQVNSFVGRWSIPVRHSLTVGELARLWQRERLPDLDLHVVSVEGWQRPWQWPQVGSPFVPTSPAMPSYETALLYPGTCLLEGTNLSEGRGTAFPFRQLGAPWLDGQALAEWFNGLGLPGVVARPVHFTPAASKYAGEACQGVMLHVLDAGSFRPVQAGLCLLAGVLHRHPDRFAWLPYPTAAAGPGYGHFDRLIGRLDIRPGLSGVAGDPVAAVSAWTRADGWAERVADLLLYGPV; this is encoded by the coding sequence ATGCCTGTCCATTTCGGCATTGACCGGCTGGTGGAAGAACCGGCCCTCCTGCTGGATCGCCTCTCCCCGGTGAAACGGGTGGGCCTGGTCACCAACGACGCCGCCACCACCGGCGCCGCGTCGCCCCATCCCCTGCGGCCGGGCCGGGTGGCCCTGCGCCAGGCCGGTATTCCCCTGACCGCCCTCTTTGCCCCCGAGCATGGCCTGGCCGCAGCCGCCGCCGATGGCAGCCGGGTGGCCGACGGCGTGGATCCCCTCACCGGCCTGCCGGTCTACAGCCTCTACGGCGCCCGCCTGCGGCCCACCCCGGAACAACTGGCGGAGCTGGACCTGCTCCTCTTCGATATCCCGGACATCGGCGCCCGTTTCTACACCTACATCTGGACCCTGTCCCATGTGATGGAGGCCTGTGCCGAGGCGGGGCTTCCCCTGGCGGTGTTGGACCGGCCCAACCCCCTGGGCGGGGCGCTGGCCGCGGCGGAAGGACCCATGCTGGATGAAGCCCAGGTGAACTCCTTCGTGGGTCGCTGGTCCATCCCGGTGCGCCACAGCCTGACCGTGGGCGAGCTGGCCCGGCTCTGGCAGCGGGAGCGTCTGCCCGACCTGGACCTGCATGTGGTGTCGGTGGAAGGCTGGCAGCGGCCCTGGCAGTGGCCCCAGGTGGGTTCTCCCTTTGTGCCCACCTCGCCGGCCATGCCTTCCTACGAGACGGCCCTCCTCTACCCGGGCACCTGCCTGCTGGAGGGCACCAACCTGAGCGAAGGCCGGGGAACGGCCTTCCCTTTCCGCCAGCTCGGCGCGCCCTGGCTGGATGGGCAGGCCCTGGCCGAGTGGTTCAACGGCCTGGGGCTGCCCGGTGTGGTGGCCCGTCCTGTCCACTTCACGCCCGCGGCCAGCAAGTATGCCGGAGAGGCCTGTCAGGGGGTCATGCTCCATGTGTTGGACGCCGGGAGCTTCCGGCCGGTGCAGGCCGGGCTTTGCCTGCTGGCGGGGGTTTTGCACCGGCATCCGGACCGCTTCGCCTGGCTGCCCTACCCCACCGCCGCGGCCGGCCCCGGCTACGGCCACTTCGACCGCCTGATCGGCCGGCTGGACATCCGTCCGGGCCTATCCGGCGTGGCCGGGGACCCGGTGGCGGCCGTCTCGGCGTGGACCCGGGCCGACGGCTGGGCGGAACGGGTGGCCGACCTGCTGCTGTATGGGCCGGTGTAA
- the cas2 gene encoding CRISPR-associated endonuclease Cas2 — translation MAMFVVISYDIPDNRRRLKVAQTLLDFGGERVQRSVFECYITERNYERLQARLRRHFDGEADSIRFYILCENCRPRMNLWGLAHPIEEPRLRII, via the coding sequence ATGGCCATGTTTGTGGTCATCAGCTACGACATTCCGGACAATCGACGGCGGCTGAAAGTGGCCCAGACCCTGCTGGACTTCGGCGGGGAGCGGGTGCAGCGCTCGGTCTTTGAGTGTTACATTACCGAACGGAACTATGAGCGGCTGCAGGCGCGGCTGCGGCGACACTTTGACGGGGAAGCGGACAGCATTCGTTTTTACATCCTCTGTGAAAATTGCCGGCCTCGGATGAACCTGTGGGGATTGGCCCACCCCATCGAAGAGCCGAGGCTTCGCATTATTTGA
- a CDS encoding nucleoside/nucleotide kinase family protein, with protein sequence MVEEKLPLIKVVGMSASGKSTLVQGLRAAGYRARPVSQEHSNIPDLWQQFERPFVLIYLHVDLAGQRRRRPDVSWSREAWQLEWERLAHARAHADLRIDTNDLTPDQVLEIALRFLRRLGVAHADHPLPPVPATGSGRANAV encoded by the coding sequence ATGGTCGAGGAGAAGCTGCCCCTGATCAAAGTGGTGGGCATGAGTGCATCGGGCAAGTCGACCCTGGTGCAGGGGTTGCGCGCGGCCGGCTACCGGGCCCGGCCCGTCAGCCAGGAGCACAGCAACATCCCCGACCTCTGGCAACAGTTCGAGCGCCCCTTCGTCCTCATCTACCTCCACGTGGATCTGGCCGGCCAGCGCCGCCGCCGGCCGGACGTCTCCTGGAGCCGGGAGGCGTGGCAGCTGGAGTGGGAGCGGCTGGCCCATGCCCGGGCCCACGCGGATCTGCGCATCGACACCAACGACCTGACGCCAGACCAGGTGCTGGAGATTGCCCTGCGCTTCCTGCGGCGGTTGGGCGTGGCCCACGCCGACCATCCCCTGCCGCCGGTGCCGGCCACGGGCAGCGGCCGTGCCAACGCTGTGTAA
- the cas6 gene encoding CRISPR-associated endoribonuclease Cas6, with protein sequence MLMAVVLTLISPTDAVLPGFLGRANYAATLKRLNLVDPDLVQRIHDGDGPKPLTCSSLLEARHTRQTRLEAGQPVHVRVTGLTPAVSAALSAALLDSPPKTWELDGHLFHVQETTCNPERHPWGGCNTYEALAEAQLSRQAPPDRQVTLEFASPTAFKSKGMTVPIPMPGLVFGSLVERWNSFSPMVLNPEMRRYGEEVMAISRYRLASRPVEHKNRSLRVGGLGQVTYVALAGDRYWLGVMHMLADFAFYSGVGAQTAIGMGQARRTR encoded by the coding sequence ATGCTCATGGCCGTTGTATTGACCCTCATCTCCCCCACAGACGCCGTCCTGCCGGGCTTCCTGGGCCGGGCCAACTATGCCGCCACCCTGAAGCGCCTCAACCTGGTGGATCCAGACCTGGTGCAGCGCATCCACGACGGCGACGGGCCCAAGCCCCTGACCTGTTCCAGCCTCCTGGAGGCCCGGCATACCCGGCAGACCAGGCTGGAGGCCGGCCAGCCCGTCCACGTTCGGGTCACAGGGCTGACCCCGGCCGTGAGCGCGGCCCTCTCCGCCGCGCTGCTGGATAGCCCGCCGAAAACCTGGGAGCTGGACGGCCATCTGTTCCACGTGCAGGAGACCACCTGCAACCCAGAACGCCATCCCTGGGGCGGATGCAACACCTACGAGGCGCTGGCGGAGGCGCAACTGTCCCGCCAGGCCCCGCCGGACCGCCAGGTGACCCTGGAATTCGCCTCGCCCACGGCCTTCAAATCCAAGGGGATGACGGTGCCCATCCCCATGCCCGGCCTGGTCTTCGGCAGCCTGGTGGAACGCTGGAACAGCTTCAGCCCCATGGTCTTGAACCCGGAGATGCGCCGCTATGGGGAAGAGGTGATGGCCATCAGCCGCTACCGGCTGGCGAGCCGACCGGTGGAGCACAAGAACCGCTCCCTGCGGGTGGGCGGCCTGGGACAGGTGACCTACGTAGCCCTGGCGGGGGATCGCTACTGGCTGGGGGTGATGCACATGCTGGCCGACTTCGCATTCTACAGCGGGGTGGGCGCCCAGACGGCCATTGGCATGGGCCAGGCGCGACGAACGAGGTGA
- the cas1 gene encoding CRISPR-associated endonuclease Cas1: MRAPLYLLEQGSKLSCQSRLLVVTKQGQTLARLPLIQVSQVLVFGNVEITTPALKRLLDEGIEVVLLSQRGRFYGRLVGATGGNGGLRVAQILRSQDSTFALHLARHFVRAKLHNCRVLLQRYARRQGEPQVQAAVEGLERALDQVEHCRTINSLSGVEGRGTAVYFGAWKSLLKPPWHFHRRLRRPPPDPVNVLLSFGYTLLSQNILGAVLAVGLDPYVGFLHQLQYNRPSLALDLMEEFRPVVVDSVVLRCLNNGILQPEHFQPGEAHQRPVVLVDEGVKRFVREMEQRLEQEIQHPQTGERVTYRRLFLQQVYSLARALQAEGGGDDYTPHLIR, from the coding sequence ATGCGGGCTCCCCTCTATCTGCTGGAACAGGGCAGCAAGTTGAGCTGCCAGAGCCGCCTGCTGGTGGTGACCAAACAGGGACAGACCCTGGCCCGGCTGCCTTTGATTCAGGTCAGCCAGGTGCTGGTCTTCGGCAATGTGGAGATCACCACCCCGGCCTTGAAGCGGCTGCTGGATGAAGGGATCGAGGTGGTGCTGCTGAGTCAACGGGGACGCTTCTACGGCCGGCTGGTGGGGGCCACGGGCGGCAACGGCGGCCTGCGGGTGGCCCAGATCCTGCGCAGCCAGGATTCGACCTTTGCCCTCCATCTGGCCCGCCACTTTGTCCGGGCCAAGCTGCACAACTGCCGGGTTTTGCTACAGCGCTATGCCCGCCGCCAGGGGGAGCCCCAGGTGCAGGCGGCGGTGGAAGGGCTGGAGCGGGCGCTGGACCAGGTGGAGCACTGCCGCACCATCAACAGCCTTTCGGGCGTGGAGGGGCGGGGCACGGCCGTCTACTTCGGCGCCTGGAAATCCCTCCTCAAACCGCCCTGGCATTTCCACCGCCGCCTGCGTCGGCCGCCGCCCGACCCGGTCAATGTCTTGCTCAGCTTTGGCTACACCCTCCTGAGCCAAAACATTCTGGGCGCTGTATTGGCCGTGGGCCTGGACCCCTACGTGGGTTTTCTGCACCAGCTCCAATACAATCGGCCCAGCCTGGCCCTGGACCTGATGGAGGAATTTCGGCCGGTGGTGGTGGATTCCGTGGTTCTGCGGTGCCTCAACAACGGCATTTTGCAGCCCGAACACTTTCAGCCCGGAGAAGCCCATCAGCGCCCTGTGGTGCTGGTGGATGAAGGGGTGAAGCGCTTCGTGCGGGAGATGGAGCAACGCCTGGAGCAGGAGATCCAGCATCCCCAGACGGGGGAGCGGGTGACCTATCGGCGTCTCTTTCTGCAACAGGTCTACAGCCTGGCCCGGGCATTGCAGGCAGAGGGCGGCGGGGACGACTATACCCCCCACCTGATCCGGTGA
- a CDS encoding NUDIX domain-containing protein has product MSIALGVNVAILHQGRLLLTRREDFEVWCLPGGAVDPNESIAQAAVREVWEETGLEVVLTRLVGLYSRPAWHDGHHNALFVARPIGGELRLCPGETIELAYFHPAQLPGDLLPWHRRQIADALAGYGGSVVVTEAGEWPFDPALSRQEIYALRDRSGLSRRAFLARHLERTAEIPPQVDVPGVVLPDGLLPEQE; this is encoded by the coding sequence ATGAGTATTGCCCTGGGCGTGAATGTAGCCATCCTGCATCAGGGGCGGCTGCTCCTGACCCGCCGGGAGGACTTCGAGGTCTGGTGTCTGCCCGGCGGCGCGGTGGATCCCAACGAGTCCATTGCCCAGGCGGCTGTGCGGGAAGTGTGGGAGGAGACCGGCCTGGAGGTCGTCCTGACCCGGCTGGTGGGCCTCTACTCCCGCCCGGCCTGGCACGACGGCCACCACAACGCCCTGTTCGTGGCCCGCCCCATCGGTGGGGAACTGCGCCTGTGCCCGGGGGAGACCATTGAGCTGGCCTACTTCCACCCGGCACAACTGCCCGGGGACCTGCTGCCGTGGCATCGCCGGCAGATCGCCGATGCCCTGGCCGGCTATGGCGGCAGCGTGGTGGTGACCGAGGCCGGCGAGTGGCCCTTCGACCCGGCCCTCTCCCGCCAGGAGATCTACGCCCTGCGGGACCGTTCGGGCCTTTCCCGCCGGGCCTTTCTGGCCCGCCACCTGGAGCGGACAGCTGAGATCCCGCCCCAGGTGGATGTGCCCGGCGTGGTTTTACCCGATGGCTTGCTGCCAGAGCAGGAATGA
- a CDS encoding TMEM70/TMEM186/TMEM223 family protein, whose translation MEASKAGVEAPLLLYRAGRQLLKVRLLLLMALACGVLAVWAGVHLFRTYGLSPGDGGVLAPLPVRLAWGLGVAFLGLAFAGGMQLYARCYVARLEVDEKREALHVYTVGWLGALRQERYPLEALRLRSVRSRRHSGRTPPLWRGPVVDAPWRSLRLPGRRLPLILDEQGEVHHPGWLRRLRLL comes from the coding sequence ATGGAGGCATCGAAGGCTGGCGTAGAAGCGCCGCTGCTGCTCTATCGTGCGGGGCGACAGCTGCTGAAAGTGCGGCTGCTCCTGCTGATGGCCCTGGCCTGTGGGGTGCTGGCCGTGTGGGCGGGGGTGCACCTGTTCCGGACCTATGGGTTGAGCCCTGGGGATGGGGGGGTGTTGGCGCCGCTGCCGGTGCGGCTGGCGTGGGGCCTGGGCGTGGCCTTCCTGGGGCTGGCCTTTGCCGGTGGGATGCAGCTGTACGCCCGCTGCTATGTGGCCCGGCTGGAGGTGGATGAGAAGCGGGAGGCGCTCCACGTGTACACCGTTGGCTGGCTGGGTGCACTGCGCCAGGAGCGTTACCCCCTGGAGGCGTTGCGCCTGCGCTCGGTTCGCTCCCGGCGCCATTCGGGGCGGACGCCACCCCTCTGGCGGGGGCCTGTGGTGGATGCGCCGTGGCGCTCCTTGCGCCTGCCGGGCCGGCGCCTTCCCCTGATCCTGGACGAACAGGGGGAAGTGCATCATCCTGGCTGGCTGCGTCGCCTGCGGCTGCTTTGA